The Yersinia intermedia genome window below encodes:
- the menH gene encoding 2-succinyl-6-hydroxy-2,4-cyclohexadiene-1-carboxylate synthase: MMTLACRKLDPHPESPARHHCGPWLVWLHGLLGSGLDWLPVAELCGDYPSLLIDLPGHGKSVAQTTRGFADISRQLVQTLQANGIREYWLAGYSLGGRIAMYHACYGSHHGLQGLLVEGGNLGLESAELREKRLQHDRLWGQRFRQEPLPQVLADWYQQDVFADLDTQQREKLVLLRADNHGPAVADMLEATSLGHQPWLLPALQRLTVPYTYLCGDRDHKFQQLAAQFSLPLRTLARAGHNAHRANPGAFAAQVLSFLSQSSFLSLPR, from the coding sequence ATTATGACGCTGGCTTGCCGTAAACTCGATCCTCACCCGGAGTCTCCCGCCCGGCATCATTGTGGGCCATGGTTAGTATGGTTACATGGTTTGTTAGGCAGCGGTCTGGATTGGCTGCCGGTTGCTGAGTTATGTGGCGATTATCCCTCACTGCTGATAGACCTGCCTGGGCACGGTAAATCGGTCGCCCAGACTACCCGTGGTTTTGCGGATATCAGCCGTCAGTTAGTACAAACGTTACAGGCTAACGGTATTCGCGAATATTGGCTGGCAGGCTACTCTTTAGGGGGGCGAATTGCGATGTATCACGCCTGCTATGGTAGTCATCATGGCTTGCAGGGCTTATTGGTCGAAGGGGGTAACCTTGGGCTGGAAAGCGCTGAGTTGCGTGAAAAACGGTTGCAGCATGACCGCCTGTGGGGGCAGCGTTTTCGCCAAGAGCCGTTGCCTCAGGTGCTGGCCGACTGGTATCAACAGGATGTATTTGCTGATTTAGACACACAACAGCGCGAGAAACTGGTGTTACTGCGGGCGGATAATCATGGCCCGGCGGTTGCTGATATGCTCGAAGCAACGTCACTCGGCCATCAACCCTGGCTGCTACCGGCGTTGCAACGGCTTACTGTCCCTTACACTTATCTGTGTGGCGATCGCGACCATAAATTCCAGCAATTGGCTGCTCAATTCTCGCTGCCATTACGCACACTGGCGCGTGCCGGACACAATGCCCATCGGGCGAATCCCGGTGCTTTTGCCGCGCAGGTGCTTTCATTTTTATCACAGTCTTCATTTTTGTCACTCCCCCGTTAA
- the edd gene encoding phosphogluconate dehydratase gives MNATLIRVTQRITARSVATRTAYLQRISAAKENTVRRSQLACGNLAHGFAACQPDDKIALKNMVRSDIAIITSYNDMLSAHQPYEYYPQQLKDALHAVGAVGQVAGGVPAMCDGVTQGQDGMELSLMSRDVIAMSAAIGLSHNMFDGALYLGVCDKIVPGLLMAALSFGHLPAVFVPAGPMASGLSNKEKVRVRQLFAEGKVDRQALLDAEAASYHSAGTCTFYGTANSNQMVMEVMGLHLPGSSFIQPNTPLRDALTAAAARQITRLTETSGNYLPIGQLVDEKVVVNGIVALLATGGSTNHTMHLVAMARAAGIIIDWDDFSELSEVIPQLCRIYPNGPADINYFQAAGGVALLVKELLQGGLLHEDVHTVAGFGLQRYTQEPYLEQGQLCWRDGAQQSLDDTVIASMAMPFSPHGGTKVLSGNLGRAVMKTSAVPSDHQIIEGPAVVFESQHDVGPAFESGALDRDCVVVVRYQGPRAIGMPELHKLMPPLGVLLDRGFKVALVTDGRLSGASGKVPSAIHVTPEAYCGGLLAKIRNGDRVRVDGVTGELSLLVDAAELAARHTDLPDIAAFHVGSGRELFGALREQLSGAEQGACCIRF, from the coding sequence ATGAACGCGACTCTCATCCGAGTCACGCAACGTATTACTGCGCGATCCGTAGCTACCCGTACTGCTTATTTGCAACGTATCAGCGCGGCCAAAGAAAATACAGTGCGCCGTTCGCAACTGGCCTGTGGCAATTTGGCGCACGGTTTTGCGGCCTGCCAGCCGGACGACAAAATTGCGCTAAAGAACATGGTACGCAGCGATATCGCGATTATTACCTCCTATAACGACATGCTATCGGCACATCAGCCGTATGAATATTATCCGCAACAACTGAAAGATGCCTTGCATGCAGTGGGGGCGGTCGGGCAGGTGGCGGGAGGCGTTCCGGCGATGTGTGACGGGGTGACGCAAGGCCAGGATGGTATGGAACTGTCGCTGATGAGTCGCGATGTAATTGCGATGTCTGCGGCAATTGGCTTGTCACACAATATGTTTGATGGTGCACTCTATCTTGGCGTGTGCGACAAAATTGTGCCCGGTTTGTTGATGGCAGCGTTGTCATTCGGTCATTTGCCAGCGGTTTTTGTTCCTGCCGGGCCGATGGCGAGCGGCCTGTCTAATAAAGAAAAAGTGCGGGTGCGCCAGTTGTTTGCGGAGGGCAAAGTCGATAGACAGGCTTTGTTGGATGCAGAGGCTGCCTCCTACCACAGTGCCGGTACCTGTACTTTTTATGGCACCGCCAACTCCAACCAGATGGTGATGGAGGTGATGGGGTTACATTTGCCCGGTTCCTCCTTTATCCAGCCTAATACGCCGCTACGTGATGCGCTCACCGCCGCCGCCGCCCGCCAGATCACCCGCCTGACAGAAACCAGCGGTAACTATTTACCCATTGGTCAGTTGGTGGATGAAAAGGTGGTGGTTAACGGTATTGTGGCGCTACTGGCTACTGGCGGCTCGACTAATCACACCATGCATTTAGTGGCGATGGCGCGTGCGGCGGGGATCATCATCGATTGGGATGATTTTTCTGAATTATCGGAAGTGATACCACAGTTATGTCGCATTTATCCTAATGGCCCGGCAGATATCAATTACTTTCAGGCGGCCGGTGGCGTAGCGCTGTTGGTAAAAGAGCTGTTGCAGGGCGGTTTGCTCCATGAAGATGTCCATACCGTGGCCGGATTTGGCTTGCAGCGCTATACCCAAGAGCCTTATCTGGAACAGGGGCAATTATGTTGGCGTGACGGGGCGCAGCAATCGCTGGATGATACTGTTATCGCCAGTATGGCGATGCCTTTCTCACCACACGGTGGCACCAAAGTCTTAAGTGGCAACTTGGGGCGGGCAGTGATGAAAACCTCGGCGGTGCCAAGTGATCATCAGATTATTGAAGGCCCCGCCGTGGTGTTTGAAAGCCAGCACGATGTCGGCCCCGCGTTTGAATCTGGCGCACTGGACCGCGATTGCGTAGTGGTGGTGCGTTATCAGGGGCCGCGAGCTATTGGGATGCCAGAATTGCATAAACTGATGCCACCATTAGGTGTGTTACTGGACCGTGGCTTTAAGGTGGCACTGGTCACCGATGGCCGTTTGTCCGGCGCGTCAGGCAAAGTGCCCTCAGCCATCCATGTGACACCCGAAGCGTATTGTGGCGGTTTGCTGGCGAAAATCCGTAATGGCGATCGGGTGCGTGTTGATGGTGTCACCGGCGAGCTTTCGCTGCTGGTGGATGCGGCTGAACTGGCTGCCCGCCATACCGACTTGCCAGATATCGCGGCCTTCCACGTAGGCAGTGGCCGTGAATTGTTTGGTGCATTGCGCGAACAACTTTCCGGTGCTGAGCAAGGGGCTTGTTGTATCCGTTTTTAG
- the menF gene encoding isochorismate synthase MenF, with product MKQLSGLLGELRQKLRAGFPDQAGIRQIIVPVSGRIGSQLLEWLAAQCHFPQFYWLHREGHEEVAACGQTRLFNDMQAADHFIQQHRDASGLRIWGLNAFEPVIVNQHAADGAPQAQASFLFLPRIEILRRGEQTYLTLNLASDFSLQQDALLAITFIDQLVAAKSLPALDAQVQHAQHMPEYPQWSHLIQHALDEIAQQKMEKVVLARATQLTLDKPLSCAAFMAASRQVNHHCFHFMLRFDARRSFLGSSPERLYLRQQLHLETEALAGTVSSADSPQQAAELADWLMHDEKNQRENLLVVDDICQRLQGGVAAVDVMPPEIIRLRKVQHLRRCIHAQLTRASDTDCLQRLQPTAAVAGLPRNVARQFIARYEPFPRGWYAGSAGYLSAKQTEFSVALRSAWVEDQQVHLYAGAGIVAGSDPEQEWQEINNKSAGLRTLLGSQ from the coding sequence GTGAAACAACTTTCTGGTTTGCTGGGTGAATTGCGGCAGAAATTACGTGCCGGTTTCCCTGACCAGGCAGGTATCCGGCAAATTATCGTGCCCGTATCGGGGCGTATCGGTAGCCAATTATTAGAGTGGCTGGCCGCCCAATGTCATTTCCCTCAATTTTACTGGCTCCATCGCGAAGGCCATGAAGAGGTCGCAGCATGCGGTCAAACACGGCTCTTCAATGATATGCAAGCGGCTGATCATTTTATTCAGCAGCATCGGGATGCGAGCGGATTACGTATTTGGGGCTTGAATGCCTTTGAACCGGTGATCGTTAACCAACACGCTGCTGATGGCGCGCCACAGGCGCAGGCCAGTTTCCTGTTTTTGCCCCGCATTGAAATATTACGTCGGGGCGAGCAAACCTATTTAACACTCAATCTGGCCAGTGACTTCTCCCTACAGCAAGATGCTCTGCTCGCAATTACCTTTATTGACCAACTGGTGGCCGCCAAATCGTTGCCTGCACTTGATGCTCAGGTACAACATGCCCAGCATATGCCGGAATATCCGCAGTGGAGCCACCTGATTCAGCACGCGTTGGATGAGATAGCGCAACAGAAGATGGAAAAAGTGGTACTGGCACGCGCCACCCAACTGACGCTGGATAAGCCTCTCTCCTGCGCGGCATTTATGGCTGCCAGCCGGCAGGTTAATCACCATTGTTTCCACTTTATGCTGCGTTTTGATGCACGACGTTCATTCCTCGGCTCCAGCCCAGAGCGCCTGTATCTACGCCAGCAATTGCATTTAGAGACCGAGGCGTTGGCCGGAACGGTATCCAGTGCAGACAGCCCCCAGCAGGCGGCGGAACTGGCCGATTGGCTGATGCATGATGAAAAGAATCAGCGTGAAAATTTATTGGTGGTCGATGATATCTGCCAGCGATTACAGGGCGGGGTGGCCGCAGTGGATGTGATGCCACCGGAAATCATCCGCTTGCGTAAAGTGCAGCACTTGCGCCGCTGCATTCATGCCCAACTTACCCGCGCCAGCGATACTGATTGTTTGCAGCGTTTGCAACCGACAGCGGCTGTTGCCGGTCTGCCCCGCAATGTGGCGCGGCAGTTTATTGCACGGTACGAACCTTTTCCCAGAGGCTGGTATGCCGGTTCTGCCGGTTATCTTTCGGCAAAACAGACTGAATTTAGTGTCGCCCTGCGCTCCGCTTGGGTTGAAGATCAACAGGTCCATCTGTATGCCGGAGCCGGTATTGTGGCAGGCTCTGACCCGGAACAGGAATGGCAAGAAATTAACAACAAATCGGCCGGATTACGCACTTTGCTGGGAAGTCAGTAA
- the menB gene encoding 1,4-dihydroxy-2-naphthoyl-CoA synthase — MLYPSEEQLYAAIDWQDCSTGFEDIRYHKSSDGIAKITINRPHVRNAFRPLTVKEMIQALADARYDDNIGVIILTGEGDKAFCSGGDQKVRGDYGGYKDTSGVHHLNVLDFQRQIRTCPKPVVAMVAGYSIGGGHVLHMMCDLTVAADNAIFGQTGPKVGSFDGGWGAAYMARIVGQKKAREIWFLCRQYDAKQALDMGLVNTVVPIAELERETVRWCREMLQNSPMALRCLKAALNADCDGQAGLQELAGNATMLFYMTDEGQEGRNAFNEKRQPDFSKFKRNP, encoded by the coding sequence ATGCTTTATCCGAGCGAAGAACAACTGTACGCCGCTATCGACTGGCAGGATTGCTCTACTGGATTTGAAGATATTCGTTATCACAAATCCAGCGATGGTATCGCCAAGATAACCATCAACCGCCCCCATGTGCGTAACGCATTCCGCCCGCTAACGGTTAAAGAGATGATTCAGGCGCTGGCTGATGCTCGCTATGACGACAATATCGGCGTGATCATTTTGACCGGTGAAGGTGACAAAGCGTTCTGCTCCGGTGGTGATCAGAAAGTTCGTGGTGACTACGGCGGCTATAAAGATACCAGTGGTGTCCATCATCTGAACGTGTTGGATTTCCAGCGCCAGATCCGCACCTGCCCGAAACCGGTCGTGGCAATGGTTGCCGGTTATTCTATTGGTGGTGGTCATGTATTACACATGATGTGTGACTTAACCGTCGCCGCCGATAACGCTATTTTCGGTCAGACCGGGCCAAAAGTCGGTTCATTCGACGGCGGTTGGGGGGCAGCCTATATGGCGCGCATTGTCGGTCAGAAAAAAGCGCGCGAAATCTGGTTCCTGTGCCGCCAATATGATGCTAAACAAGCCTTGGATATGGGGCTGGTGAATACCGTGGTACCTATCGCTGAACTGGAACGAGAAACCGTGCGTTGGTGTCGTGAAATGCTGCAAAACAGCCCAATGGCGCTGCGCTGCCTGAAAGCCGCCCTGAATGCTGATTGTGACGGTCAGGCGGGTCTGCAAGAGTTGGCGGGTAACGCCACAATGTTGTTCTATATGACCGACGAAGGCCAGGAAGGGCGTAACGCATTTAATGAAAAACGCCAGCCGGACTTCAGCAAATTCAAGCGTAATCCGTAA
- a CDS encoding catalase, translating to MSKKKGLTTAAGAPVVDNNNVVTAGRRGPMLLQDVWFLEKLAHFDREVIPERRMHAKGSGAYGTFTVTHDITRYTRAKIFAAIGKQTEMFVRFSTVAGERGAADAERDIRGFAMKYYTEEGNWDLVGNDTPVFYLRDPLKFPDLNHVVKRDPRTNLRNPTYKWDFFSQLPESLHQLTIDFSDRGLPKSYRHMHGFGSHTFSFINANNERFWVKFHFRCQQGIENLMDDEAEKLVGTDRESSQRDLYDAIERKDFPRWNLQIQVMPEHEASQTPYNPFDLTKVWPHGDYPLIDVGFFELNRNPENYFAEVEQAAFNPANVVPGVSFSPDRMLQGRLFSYGDAARYRLGVNHHQIPVNSAKCPFHNYHRDGAMRVDGNSGNGATYEPNSFGLFQEQPDFSEPPLTLEGAADHWNHREDDDYFSQPRALFNLLSEEEHQRMFTRIAGELSQVPEEIQRRQVALFTQVHPDYGNGVKKALGLN from the coding sequence ATGAGCAAAAAGAAAGGATTAACTACTGCTGCGGGCGCACCCGTCGTTGATAATAATAATGTCGTCACTGCGGGCCGACGTGGCCCAATGCTATTACAAGATGTGTGGTTCTTGGAAAAACTGGCCCATTTTGATCGTGAAGTGATCCCAGAACGCCGCATGCATGCTAAAGGCTCCGGTGCCTACGGTACCTTTACTGTCACCCACGATATTACCCGATATACTCGCGCAAAAATTTTCGCCGCAATAGGCAAACAAACCGAAATGTTTGTCCGCTTCTCAACGGTGGCCGGTGAGCGTGGTGCTGCCGATGCCGAACGTGATATTCGCGGCTTCGCCATGAAATATTACACCGAGGAAGGGAACTGGGATTTAGTGGGTAACGATACGCCGGTGTTCTATCTACGTGACCCACTAAAATTCCCTGACCTGAATCACGTTGTTAAACGCGACCCTCGCACTAACCTGCGTAATCCTACTTATAAGTGGGATTTCTTCTCCCAACTCCCAGAGTCTCTGCATCAGTTAACTATCGATTTCAGTGACCGTGGTCTGCCAAAATCTTATCGCCATATGCATGGGTTCGGCAGCCATACCTTCAGTTTTATCAATGCCAATAATGAGCGTTTTTGGGTGAAATTCCATTTCCGCTGCCAGCAAGGCATTGAAAATCTTATGGATGATGAAGCTGAAAAATTGGTTGGAACTGATCGGGAAAGCTCCCAACGTGATTTGTATGACGCCATTGAGCGCAAAGACTTCCCGCGCTGGAATCTACAAATTCAGGTGATGCCGGAACATGAAGCATCACAAACGCCTTATAACCCGTTTGATCTGACCAAAGTGTGGCCACACGGTGATTACCCATTGATTGATGTTGGTTTCTTCGAGCTAAACCGTAACCCGGAAAACTACTTTGCCGAAGTTGAGCAAGCGGCATTTAATCCGGCTAACGTGGTGCCGGGGGTGAGTTTCTCACCGGACCGGATGTTACAAGGCCGGCTGTTCTCCTATGGCGACGCTGCACGCTATCGTTTAGGTGTGAACCATCATCAAATTCCAGTGAACAGTGCTAAATGCCCGTTCCATAACTACCATCGCGATGGCGCAATGCGTGTTGATGGTAACAGTGGCAATGGCGCAACTTACGAGCCAAACAGTTTTGGCCTGTTTCAGGAGCAACCTGATTTCAGCGAACCGCCATTAACACTGGAAGGCGCGGCGGATCACTGGAATCACCGTGAGGATGATGATTATTTCTCCCAGCCACGGGCGCTGTTTAACCTACTGAGTGAAGAGGAGCATCAGCGGATGTTTACCCGCATTGCGGGTGAATTATCACAAGTACCGGAAGAGATTCAGCGCCGACAGGTTGCGTTGTTTACCCAAGTTCACCCAGATTACGGTAATGGGGTTAAAAAGGCGCTGGGGTTAAATTAG
- the menC gene encoding o-succinylbenzoate synthase produces the protein MRAATLYHYSLPMEAGVILRHQRLKSRDGLLVKLQQGEQIGWGEIAPLPEFSQETLPEAQLVAQHWLQNWVNGAEPELDALPSVAFGLSCALAELNQTLPLAANYRKAPLCTGDPDELFAVLQALPGEKVAKVKVGLYEAVRDGMIVNVLLEALPDLTLRLDANRSWTRAKADGFAKYVNPELRTRIAFLEEPCKTRAESREFARDTGIAIAWDESVREADFKVEAEPGVVAIVIKPTLVGSISRCQQLVQQAHQAGLVAVISSSIESSLGLTQLARLADWLTPDTVPGLDTLSLMQAQLVRPWPESTLPMVTTEQLDVLWHS, from the coding sequence ATGCGCGCGGCCACGCTATACCACTATAGCCTTCCGATGGAAGCGGGAGTGATACTGCGCCACCAGCGGCTGAAAAGCCGCGATGGGCTACTGGTTAAATTGCAGCAGGGCGAACAGATTGGTTGGGGGGAAATTGCCCCCTTGCCGGAGTTCAGTCAGGAAACGCTGCCTGAAGCACAGCTTGTGGCGCAACATTGGCTGCAAAACTGGGTGAATGGGGCAGAACCTGAACTTGATGCTTTGCCATCAGTCGCTTTTGGCCTCAGTTGTGCGCTGGCGGAGCTGAATCAAACGCTGCCATTAGCGGCAAATTACCGCAAAGCACCATTGTGCACCGGTGATCCCGATGAACTATTTGCCGTGCTACAGGCGCTCCCTGGGGAAAAGGTCGCCAAGGTGAAAGTTGGGCTGTATGAAGCGGTGCGTGACGGCATGATTGTTAATGTGCTGCTGGAGGCTTTGCCGGACTTAACGCTACGGCTGGATGCCAATCGTAGTTGGACGCGGGCGAAAGCTGATGGGTTTGCGAAATATGTCAATCCTGAACTGCGCACACGCATTGCATTTTTGGAAGAACCGTGTAAAACCCGCGCCGAATCCCGTGAGTTTGCCCGTGACACGGGGATTGCTATCGCTTGGGATGAGAGTGTACGCGAGGCTGATTTTAAGGTTGAAGCCGAACCCGGTGTGGTGGCGATTGTTATCAAACCGACGCTGGTGGGCAGCATCAGCCGCTGTCAGCAACTGGTGCAGCAAGCGCATCAGGCGGGGTTGGTAGCGGTAATCAGTTCCAGCATTGAATCCAGTCTTGGCTTAACCCAACTGGCCCGGCTGGCTGATTGGCTGACACCGGATACCGTGCCGGGGTTGGATACGCTGAGCCTGATGCAGGCGCAGTTAGTCCGTCCGTGGCCGGAGAGTACCTTGCCTATGGTGACAACCGAACAGTTGGACGTGCTATGGCACAGTTGA
- a CDS encoding DUF883 domain-containing protein, which translates to MNRDKEQQTSLDDDLTMLTDTLEEVLRASGDAADESYQEIKARAEKALKEVQNRLNGRSECYIKRAKALACCTNDYVREKPWCSVGIGATAGLIVGLLIARR; encoded by the coding sequence ATGAACCGAGATAAAGAACAGCAAACCTCGCTGGATGACGATCTGACTATGCTGACTGATACGCTGGAAGAAGTGTTGCGCGCCTCGGGCGATGCGGCTGATGAAAGCTATCAAGAGATTAAAGCACGGGCGGAAAAAGCACTAAAGGAGGTTCAGAACCGTTTGAATGGCCGCAGTGAATGCTACATCAAACGGGCGAAAGCACTGGCATGTTGCACTAATGATTATGTGCGTGAAAAACCCTGGTGCAGCGTGGGGATAGGGGCAACTGCGGGTTTGATCGTGGGGTTATTGATCGCTCGTCGCTGA
- the menE gene encoding o-succinylbenzoate--CoA ligase: MAQLNDWPWQYSSPWTYSSPWKYWANLRPQAIAIRSGSQLISWQQLAADIDSLAAGFQQQGVAPGSGVVLRGKNSHTLLMAYLAALQCGARVLPLNPQLPDALLAQLLPQLDIDFVLNLAAPLAASLCFTPLRLDTDSAVMTPVVWDSLRLATMTLTSGSSGLPKAAVHSLAAHLVSADGILKLMSFTSADSWLLSLPLFHVSGQGIVWRWLSAGATLVVQEGGALHDALAGCSHASLVPTQLWRLLATDDSVLTLKEVLLGGAAIPTTLTQHAEARGIRCWCGYGLTEAASTVCAKRADGLPGVGVALAGREVKLVEDEVWIKADCLAAGYWQQGKLQPITDSEGWFHTRDRGMWQQGELHIIGRLDNLFFSGGEGIQPEDIERVLLQYPGIQQAFVVPQVDAEFGHRPVAVIDVADEVDEASLSDWLIPQLAVFQRPIAFYRLPAALKQGGIKVSRQAVIDFVAKLI, encoded by the coding sequence ATGGCACAGTTGAATGATTGGCCCTGGCAATATTCTTCTCCCTGGACTTACTCTTCTCCTTGGAAATACTGGGCCAATCTGCGACCTCAGGCGATCGCCATACGCTCGGGGTCACAACTGATCAGTTGGCAACAATTAGCGGCTGATATCGATAGCCTGGCAGCGGGGTTTCAACAGCAAGGTGTCGCCCCCGGTAGTGGTGTGGTACTGCGCGGTAAGAACAGTCACACATTGTTGATGGCCTATCTGGCGGCATTGCAGTGTGGCGCGCGCGTTTTGCCGCTCAATCCACAGCTACCTGATGCGTTGCTGGCACAACTCCTGCCACAGTTGGATATTGATTTTGTGCTGAACCTGGCAGCCCCGCTGGCAGCGTCTCTCTGCTTCACGCCGCTGCGACTTGATACAGATAGTGCCGTTATGACACCGGTTGTCTGGGATAGTTTACGTCTGGCGACGATGACATTAACGTCTGGTTCTTCCGGTTTACCCAAAGCCGCAGTGCATTCGCTGGCGGCGCATTTGGTCAGTGCCGATGGCATATTAAAGCTGATGAGTTTCACCTCGGCGGATAGCTGGTTGCTGTCATTACCGCTATTTCATGTATCGGGGCAGGGTATTGTCTGGCGCTGGCTGAGTGCCGGGGCCACCTTGGTGGTGCAAGAGGGGGGGGCATTACACGATGCCCTGGCCGGATGTAGCCACGCTTCTTTAGTTCCCACTCAGTTATGGCGGTTACTGGCAACAGATGACTCGGTGTTAACACTGAAAGAGGTGTTACTGGGCGGAGCAGCCATCCCAACCACCCTGACACAACATGCCGAAGCCCGTGGCATTCGCTGCTGGTGTGGTTATGGTTTGACCGAAGCCGCTTCAACCGTTTGTGCCAAACGAGCCGATGGCTTGCCCGGCGTGGGGGTAGCGCTAGCGGGGCGAGAGGTGAAACTGGTTGAAGATGAAGTATGGATAAAAGCAGATTGCCTGGCGGCGGGTTACTGGCAGCAGGGAAAGTTGCAGCCCATAACCGACAGTGAAGGGTGGTTTCATACCCGTGATCGCGGGATGTGGCAGCAAGGTGAGCTGCATATTATCGGGCGGCTGGATAATCTGTTTTTCAGTGGTGGTGAGGGTATTCAACCGGAGGATATTGAGCGGGTTTTGTTACAGTATCCGGGGATACAGCAAGCTTTTGTTGTGCCGCAAGTTGATGCTGAATTCGGTCACCGGCCAGTAGCGGTGATAGATGTTGCCGATGAGGTGGATGAGGCGAGTTTATCGGATTGGCTGATACCACAATTGGCGGTCTTCCAGCGACCAATTGCTTTTTACCGCTTACCGGCGGCGCTTAAGCAGGGGGGGATTAAGGTATCCCGACAGGCGGTTATTGATTTTGTGGCTAAGTTGATTTGA
- the menD gene encoding 2-succinyl-5-enolpyruvyl-6-hydroxy-3-cyclohexene-1-carboxylic-acid synthase produces the protein MSTSVFNRRWAALLLEALTRHGVRHICIAPGSRSTPLTLAAAAHPSLVCHTHFDERGLGHLALGLAKASTEPVAVIVTSGTAAANLYPALIEAGLTGERLVLLTADRPPELIDCGANQAIRQQGLFASHPTLSLNLPRPTPDISASWLVSTLDNAMAQLQQGGLHINCPFAEPLYGGDEHAYAEWSATLGDWWQECHPWLRQSLSVPQGQQADWFFWRQKRGVVIAGRMTAQEGQLLAEWADLLGWPLIGDVLSQTGQPLPCADLWLEHPTAKTILSQAQIVLQFGSSLTGKRLLQWQAGCQPQEYWLVDNLPGRLDPANHRGRRIISPVNVWLEEHPAQRRTPWAGELTICSENAQAHVAEALNEQFSEAAVAHQLAELLPDNGQLFVGNSLIVRLIDALGQLPAGYPVYSNRGASGIDGLLSTAAGVQRATAKPTLVIVGDLSALYDLNALALLRQSSAPTVLLVVNNNGGQIFSLLPTPEADRQRFYCMPQDVSFEHAAAMFSLHYARPDSWLQLQHQVEQCWLQGGVTLIEIVVPPSQGAETLQQLVQQVAQL, from the coding sequence ATGTCGACAAGTGTTTTTAACCGTCGCTGGGCGGCGTTGTTACTGGAAGCCTTGACCCGCCACGGTGTGCGTCATATCTGTATTGCTCCCGGATCCCGCTCGACTCCGTTAACACTGGCGGCGGCGGCGCATCCCTCGTTGGTTTGTCATACCCATTTTGATGAACGCGGTCTGGGCCATTTGGCATTAGGCTTGGCGAAAGCCTCCACCGAGCCAGTGGCCGTCATTGTCACTTCCGGTACTGCCGCCGCCAATCTCTATCCTGCTTTGATTGAAGCCGGGCTGACCGGTGAGCGGCTGGTGTTATTGACCGCTGATCGTCCACCAGAATTGATTGATTGCGGTGCCAACCAGGCTATTCGCCAACAAGGGCTGTTTGCCAGCCACCCTACACTAAGCCTCAATCTGCCGCGTCCGACACCTGATATTTCTGCCAGTTGGCTGGTTTCCACACTCGATAATGCGATGGCGCAATTACAGCAGGGTGGCTTGCACATTAACTGCCCGTTTGCCGAACCTTTGTATGGTGGTGATGAGCACGCCTATGCCGAATGGTCTGCCACCTTAGGCGACTGGTGGCAGGAGTGCCATCCGTGGCTGCGTCAATCCTTATCTGTGCCACAAGGCCAGCAAGCGGACTGGTTTTTCTGGCGACAAAAGCGTGGAGTGGTGATTGCCGGGCGCATGACGGCACAAGAGGGGCAGCTACTGGCTGAATGGGCTGATTTGCTCGGTTGGCCGCTGATAGGTGATGTGTTGTCACAAACCGGTCAGCCGCTACCTTGCGCTGACTTATGGCTCGAGCATCCCACCGCTAAAACTATTCTCTCGCAGGCACAGATTGTGCTGCAATTTGGTAGCAGCCTGACCGGTAAACGGCTGTTGCAATGGCAGGCTGGGTGCCAACCGCAAGAGTACTGGTTGGTCGATAACTTGCCCGGTCGCCTCGATCCGGCGAATCATCGTGGCCGCAGAATCATTTCACCGGTGAATGTATGGCTGGAGGAACATCCAGCACAGCGCCGCACGCCGTGGGCCGGGGAACTGACCATCTGCTCGGAGAATGCTCAAGCCCATGTGGCTGAAGCCTTGAATGAGCAATTTAGCGAAGCCGCAGTCGCGCATCAACTGGCAGAATTATTACCGGATAATGGTCAGTTGTTTGTCGGTAACAGTTTAATTGTGCGCTTGATTGATGCATTGGGCCAACTGCCTGCTGGTTATCCGGTTTACAGTAACCGTGGGGCCAGTGGCATCGATGGTTTATTGTCAACGGCAGCCGGTGTTCAGCGCGCAACGGCTAAACCCACGTTGGTTATCGTGGGTGATTTATCGGCCTTATATGATCTTAATGCTCTGGCGTTGTTGCGCCAAAGCTCGGCACCTACGGTGTTGCTGGTGGTGAACAATAATGGCGGGCAGATTTTCTCGCTGTTACCCACCCCAGAAGCCGATCGACAGCGCTTTTACTGCATGCCGCAAGATGTGAGTTTTGAACATGCTGCGGCGATGTTCAGTCTGCATTATGCCCGGCCAGATAGCTGGCTCCAGCTTCAGCACCAAGTAGAGCAATGCTGGTTACAGGGTGGCGTTACACTGATTGAAATCGTGGTGCCGCCAAGTCAGGGGGCAGAAACACTGCAACAACTGGTGCAACAGGTGGCGCAATTATGA